Proteins encoded together in one Amblyomma americanum isolate KBUSLIRL-KWMA chromosome 1, ASM5285725v1, whole genome shotgun sequence window:
- the LOC144109835 gene encoding uncharacterized protein LOC144109835 gives MFSLESNNMWLVNSQHAAEGGLEGLPTTPHLAVIGSSMGDIKKIIVAVDSTRSLEKAMGLLLGAFFVFNVAYPPDCPLTMELLQRYLGQSNPTKGRGKGRACGIAPKLLSLLNALQFMNKCASRNVNLFLLHGL, from the exons ATGTTTTCTCTGGAGTCTAATAACATGTGGCTTGTGAATTCCCAGCATGCAGCTGAAGGGGGGCTGGAAGGACTGCCAACAACTCCTCACCTTGCTGTGATTG gatcaagcatgggggacataaagaagatcatcgttgcagtggattctacaagaagtcttgagaaggccatgggcctcctccttggtgccttctttgtgttcaacgttgcgtaccctcccgactgccccctcaccatggagcttttgcagag gtaccttgggcagagcaacccaacgaaagggcgtggcaaaggcagggcctgcggaatcgcaccaaagttgctgagcctgctgaatgcacttcaatttatgaataaatgtgcaagtagaaatgtaaatttgtttttgttgcatggtttatga